The Danio aesculapii chromosome 8, fDanAes4.1, whole genome shotgun sequence genome window below encodes:
- the abl2 gene encoding tyrosine-protein kinase ABL2 isoform X5: MYWELWINQLARTGKHCMLVRNKEALHRPFGLDSTALTEAVRWSSKENLLGAAESDPNLFVALYDFVASGDNTLSITKGEKLRVLGYNQNGEWSEVRSKNGQGWVPSNYITPVNSLEKHSWYHGPVSRSAAEYLLSSLINGSFLVRESESSPGQLSISLRYEGRVYHYRINTASDGKVYVTAESRFSTLAELVHHHSTVADGLVTTLHYPAPKCNKPTVYGVSPIHDKWEMERTDITMKHKLGGGQYGEVYVGVWKKYNLTVAVKTLKEDTMEVEEFLKEAAVMKEVKHPNLVQLLGVCTLEPPFYIVTEYMPHGNLLDYLRECERDQVNAVVLLYMATQISSAMEYLEKKNFIHRDLAARNCLVGENHVVKVADFGLSRLMTGDTYTAHAGAKFPIKWTAPESLAYNTFSIKSDVWAFGVLLWEIATYGMSPYPGIDLSQVYDLLEKGYRMEQPEGCPPKVYELMRACWQWSPLDRPSFAEIHQAFETMFHDSSISEEVAEELCKTASGGQSGVAHTFGPDMPLLPSKSRGQKKHSENKENMEEAGPHGPAGLATSLFVGDGRSSSSPALPRKQRDKSPSSLLEDCQDTTFTRDRKAGFFSSFMKKKSMSSSATSSPQQQQNLPMPPKRSSSFREMETQPHKKYEPTAGFSGPPPPLPQTDGLSFSPSHGEGNHVQSRCCGATFGQKPSSSNSGATSGQVGSSSSWGSLAGFFTPRLIKKTLGLRTGKSSGIDEVSGTKPFPRSNSTSSMSAGLPDLERMALTLPRNRSKPPLERTSSTTSQPENGATRPSDAILRKLDEGTAQIRDRPKAKLLPRGVAGGVRAPGVGGEAESDSNTRGKDGQDDRQGWSSPSKTSTLGSVNLHNHKVPVLISPTLKHSSGDVHLVGVDSQGNRFKLLSDSGDRDRPRLVKPKCAPPPPPMLRSLQHAYSADAADEAVSGNMEVNGDTIKRSGREARGARPSIPPPQVPPAPVVPSSNNTTQTKLANGASSGGPGPTSAKPTLRRTRQQTERIPLEKISKEALLECAECLSSALQGNTELSSSSQVLDVGHQLLDYCSGYVDCISQTRNKFAFREAVGKLELGLQELRACSTGGGVGLSGPGTSPALDNLHMCIKEISDVVQR; encoded by the exons AAGCCCTGCACAGGCCGTTTGGACTGGACTCGACGGCGCTGACGGAGGCGGTGCGCTGGAGCTCCAAGGAGAATCTGCTGGGTGCTGCCGAAAGTGACCCCAACCTCTTCGTGGCACTTTACGACTTCGTTGCCAGTGGTGACAACACACTGAGCATCACGAAAG gAGAGAAGCTACGAGTGTTGGGTTATAATCAGAATGGAGAATGGAGTGAAGTCCGCTCGAAGAATGGCCAGGGCTGGGTACCCAGTAACTATATCACCCCCGTGAACAGTCTGGAGAAACACAGCTGGTATCATGGGCCCGTGTCCCGCAGCGCTGCCGAGTACCTGCTCAGCAGCCTGATCAACGGCAGCTTCCTGGTGCGGGAGAGTGAGAGCAGCCCCGGCCAGCTCTCCATCTCTCTTCGCTACGAGGGACGGGTCTATCATTACCGCATCAACACAGCCTCTGATGGAAAG GTCTATGTGACAGCAGAGAGTCGTTTCAGCACGTTAGCCGAGCTGGTTCATCATCATTCCACAGTGGCGGATGGATTGGTAACCACGCTACATTATCCTGCTCCCAAATGCAACAAGCCCACCGTCTACGGCGTCTCTCCCATCCACGACAAGTGGGAGATGGAGCGTACCGACATCACCATGAAACACAAATTGGGCGGAGGACAGTACGGAGAGGTGTATGTTGGAGTTTGGAAAAAGTACAACCTCACTGTAGCTGTAAAAACTCTAAAG GAGGACACCATGGAGGTTGAAGAGTTTCTTAAGGAGGCTGCAGTCATGAAGGAGGTCAAACATCCCAATCTAGTACAGTTACTGG GTGTGTGTACATTGGAGCCTCCCTTCTACATAGTGACCGAGTACATGCCCCATGGGAACCTGCTGGATTACCTGCGTGAGTGTGAAAGGGACCAGGTGAATGCTGTGGTGCTGCTCTACATGGCAACTCAGATCTCCTCTGCCATGGAGTATCTGGAGAAGAAGAACTTCATCCATAG GGACCTGGCAGCTCGTAATTGTCTGGTAGGAGAGAATCACGTGGTGAAGGTGGCTGATTTCGGACTGAGCCGTTTGATGACGGGTGACACCTACACGGCTCATGCGGGAGCCAAATTCCCCATCAAATGGACCGCACCAGAGAGTCTGGCCTACAACACCTTCTCCATCAAATCAGATGTGTGGG CATTTGGAGTTTTGCTTTGGGAGATTGCGACGTACGGGATGTCTCCATACCCAGGAATTGACCTGTCTCAGGTGTATGACCTGCTGGAGAAAGGCTACCGCATGGAGCAGCCCGAAGGCTGTCCTCCTAAAGTCTACGAGCTCATGAGAGCCT GCTGGCAGTGGAGTCCACTGGATAGACCCTCATTTGCTGAGATTCATCAGGCCTTTGAAACCATGTTTCATGACTCGAGCATTTCAGAAG AGGTAGCTGAAGAGCTGTGTAAAACTGCATCTGGTGGGCAGAGTGGAGTTGCCCACACTTTCGGCCCTGATATGCCACTCTTACCCTCAAAGTCTCGTGGGCAGAAGAAACACTCAGAGAACAAAGAGAATATGGAGGAGGCAGGACCCCACGGCCCTGCAG GTCTTGCAACATCCCTTTTTGTTGGTGATGGCCGCTCTAGCAGCTCTCCAGCCTTGCCTCGTAAACAGCGGGATAAGTCTCCCTCTAGCCTTCTGGAGGACTGCCAGGACACCACCTTCACCCGTGACCGAAAGGCTGGCttcttcagttcattcatgaaGAAGAAGTCCATGTCCTCTTCTGCTACATCCTCACCTCAACAGCAACAGAACCTCCCAATGCCTCCCAAGAGGAGCAGCTCTTTCAGGGAGATGGAGACGCAGCCCCATAAAAAGTATGAGCCCACGGCTGGGTTTTCaggtcctcctcctcctctgcctCAGACTGATGGATTGAGTTTCTCTCCATCTCACGGAGAGGGAAATCATGTGCAGTCCCGCTGTTGTGGGGCCACATTTGGGCAAAAGCCTTCAAGTTCAAACTCTGGAGCAACCTCTGGTCAAGTGGGAAGCAGCAGTAGCTGGGGAAGCCTAGCGGGCTTCTTCACCCCTCGCCTTATTAAAAAAACTCTAGGATTGCGGACTGGTAAATCTTCTGGGATAGACGAAGTGAGCGGAACAAAGCCATTCCCTCGCTCAAACTCAACATCCTCTATGTCTGCTGGGTTGCCAGATTTAGAGCGCATGGCATTGACATTACCAAGAAACCGTAGCAAACCTCCACTAGAGCGCACATCTTCTACCACCTCACAACCAGAAAATGGGGCAACACGACCTTCAGATGCAATCTTGAGAAAGCTTGATGAAGGTACGGCTCAGATACGGGATCGCCCCAAAGCCAAACTCTTGCCACGAGGGGTCGCAGGTGGAGTTAGAGCACCAGGTGTAGGGGGAGAGGCAGAATCGGACTCAAACACAAGGGGGAAAGATGGGCAAGATGACAGGCAAGGCTGGTCATCTCCATCCAAAACCTCCACCCTTGGTTCTGTCAATCTGCATAACCACAAAGTTCCAGTGCTGATCTCCCCGACTTTAAAGCACAGCTCGGGTGATGTACACCTAGTCGGCGTGGACTCTCAGGGCAACCGCTTCAAACTGCTGTCCGATAGTGGGGATCGTGACCGACCACGCCTGGTGAAGCCAAAATGTGCACCTCCTCCACCGCCCATGCTCCGCTCCCTCCAACACGCCTACAGTGCCGATGCAGCTGACGAAGCTGTCAGTGGGAACATGGAGGTCAATGGAGATACCATCAAAAGATCAGGAAGAGAAGCCAGGGGAGCACGTCCGTCAATACCACCACCACAAGTGCCTCCAGCCCCTGTAGTCCCCTCTAGTAACAACACCACGCAAACCAAGTTGGCCAATGGTGCTTCAAGTGGCGGACCTGGCCCTACTTCAGCTAAACCCACCCTTAGACGGACTCGACAGCAAACAGAAAGGATCCCTCTTGAGAAGATCAGCAAGGAGGCTCTTCTGGAATGTGCTGAATGCTTGAGTAGTGCTCTTCAAGGTAACACCGAGCTTTCATCCAGCAGCCAGGTCCTAGATGTGGGACACCAACTTTTGGACTACTGCTCGGGGTATGTCGATTGCATCTCACAGACACGTAATAAGTTTGCCTTTCGAGAGGCAGTAGGGAAACTAGAGTTGGGTCTTCAGGAGCTGCGCGCTTGCTCTACGGGTGGGGGAGTGGGACTTAGTGGACCTGGGACCAGCCCAGCTCTTGACAACTTGCACATGTGCATTAAAGAGATCAGTGATGTTGTGCAAAGGTAG
- the abl2 gene encoding tyrosine-protein kinase ABL2 isoform X2 — translation MGQQVGRVGEGASSGIQTPPQAQQQQGRSNRASSSGRRPRDGGSSSTLTGTPPGRSAAAAVNIMPDPGINVFTLHSALHRPFGLDSTALTEAVRWSSKENLLGAAESDPNLFVALYDFVASGDNTLSITKGEKLRVLGYNQNGEWSEVRSKNGQGWVPSNYITPVNSLEKHSWYHGPVSRSAAEYLLSSLINGSFLVRESESSPGQLSISLRYEGRVYHYRINTASDGKVYVTAESRFSTLAELVHHHSTVADGLVTTLHYPAPKCNKPTVYGVSPIHDKWEMERTDITMKHKLGGGQYGEVYVGVWKKYNLTVAVKTLKEDTMEVEEFLKEAAVMKEVKHPNLVQLLGVCTLEPPFYIVTEYMPHGNLLDYLRECERDQVNAVVLLYMATQISSAMEYLEKKNFIHRDLAARNCLVGENHVVKVADFGLSRLMTGDTYTAHAGAKFPIKWTAPESLAYNTFSIKSDVWAFGVLLWEIATYGMSPYPGIDLSQVYDLLEKGYRMEQPEGCPPKVYELMRACWQWSPLDRPSFAEIHQAFETMFHDSSISEEVAEELCKTASGGQSGVAHTFGPDMPLLPSKSRGQKKHSENKENMEEAGPHGPAGLATSLFVGDGRSSSSPALPRKQRDKSPSSLLEDCQDTTFTRDRKAGFFSSFMKKKSMSSSATSSPQQQQNLPMPPKRSSSFREMETQPHKKYEPTAGFSGPPPPLPQTDGLSFSPSHGEGNHVQSRCCGATFGQKPSSSNSGATSGQVGSSSSWGSLAGFFTPRLIKKTLGLRTGKSSGIDEVSGTKPFPRSNSTSSMSAGLPDLERMALTLPRNRSKPPLERTSSTTSQPENGATRPSDAILRKLDEGTAQIRDRPKAKLLPRGVAGGVRAPGVGGEAESDSNTRGKDGQDDRQGWSSPSKTSTLGSVNLHNHKVPVLISPTLKHSSGDVHLVGVDSQGNRFKLLSDSGDRDRPRLVKPKCAPPPPPMLRSLQHAYSADAADEAVSGNMEVNGDTIKRSGREARGARPSIPPPQVPPAPVVPSSNNTTQTKLANGASSGGPGPTSAKPTLRRTRQQTERIPLEKISKEALLECAECLSSALQGNTELSSSSQVLDVGHQLLDYCSGYVDCISQTRNKFAFREAVGKLELGLQELRACSTGGGVGLSGPGTSPALDNLHMCIKEISDVVQR, via the exons CCCTGCACAGGCCGTTTGGACTGGACTCGACGGCGCTGACGGAGGCGGTGCGCTGGAGCTCCAAGGAGAATCTGCTGGGTGCTGCCGAAAGTGACCCCAACCTCTTCGTGGCACTTTACGACTTCGTTGCCAGTGGTGACAACACACTGAGCATCACGAAAG gAGAGAAGCTACGAGTGTTGGGTTATAATCAGAATGGAGAATGGAGTGAAGTCCGCTCGAAGAATGGCCAGGGCTGGGTACCCAGTAACTATATCACCCCCGTGAACAGTCTGGAGAAACACAGCTGGTATCATGGGCCCGTGTCCCGCAGCGCTGCCGAGTACCTGCTCAGCAGCCTGATCAACGGCAGCTTCCTGGTGCGGGAGAGTGAGAGCAGCCCCGGCCAGCTCTCCATCTCTCTTCGCTACGAGGGACGGGTCTATCATTACCGCATCAACACAGCCTCTGATGGAAAG GTCTATGTGACAGCAGAGAGTCGTTTCAGCACGTTAGCCGAGCTGGTTCATCATCATTCCACAGTGGCGGATGGATTGGTAACCACGCTACATTATCCTGCTCCCAAATGCAACAAGCCCACCGTCTACGGCGTCTCTCCCATCCACGACAAGTGGGAGATGGAGCGTACCGACATCACCATGAAACACAAATTGGGCGGAGGACAGTACGGAGAGGTGTATGTTGGAGTTTGGAAAAAGTACAACCTCACTGTAGCTGTAAAAACTCTAAAG GAGGACACCATGGAGGTTGAAGAGTTTCTTAAGGAGGCTGCAGTCATGAAGGAGGTCAAACATCCCAATCTAGTACAGTTACTGG GTGTGTGTACATTGGAGCCTCCCTTCTACATAGTGACCGAGTACATGCCCCATGGGAACCTGCTGGATTACCTGCGTGAGTGTGAAAGGGACCAGGTGAATGCTGTGGTGCTGCTCTACATGGCAACTCAGATCTCCTCTGCCATGGAGTATCTGGAGAAGAAGAACTTCATCCATAG GGACCTGGCAGCTCGTAATTGTCTGGTAGGAGAGAATCACGTGGTGAAGGTGGCTGATTTCGGACTGAGCCGTTTGATGACGGGTGACACCTACACGGCTCATGCGGGAGCCAAATTCCCCATCAAATGGACCGCACCAGAGAGTCTGGCCTACAACACCTTCTCCATCAAATCAGATGTGTGGG CATTTGGAGTTTTGCTTTGGGAGATTGCGACGTACGGGATGTCTCCATACCCAGGAATTGACCTGTCTCAGGTGTATGACCTGCTGGAGAAAGGCTACCGCATGGAGCAGCCCGAAGGCTGTCCTCCTAAAGTCTACGAGCTCATGAGAGCCT GCTGGCAGTGGAGTCCACTGGATAGACCCTCATTTGCTGAGATTCATCAGGCCTTTGAAACCATGTTTCATGACTCGAGCATTTCAGAAG AGGTAGCTGAAGAGCTGTGTAAAACTGCATCTGGTGGGCAGAGTGGAGTTGCCCACACTTTCGGCCCTGATATGCCACTCTTACCCTCAAAGTCTCGTGGGCAGAAGAAACACTCAGAGAACAAAGAGAATATGGAGGAGGCAGGACCCCACGGCCCTGCAG GTCTTGCAACATCCCTTTTTGTTGGTGATGGCCGCTCTAGCAGCTCTCCAGCCTTGCCTCGTAAACAGCGGGATAAGTCTCCCTCTAGCCTTCTGGAGGACTGCCAGGACACCACCTTCACCCGTGACCGAAAGGCTGGCttcttcagttcattcatgaaGAAGAAGTCCATGTCCTCTTCTGCTACATCCTCACCTCAACAGCAACAGAACCTCCCAATGCCTCCCAAGAGGAGCAGCTCTTTCAGGGAGATGGAGACGCAGCCCCATAAAAAGTATGAGCCCACGGCTGGGTTTTCaggtcctcctcctcctctgcctCAGACTGATGGATTGAGTTTCTCTCCATCTCACGGAGAGGGAAATCATGTGCAGTCCCGCTGTTGTGGGGCCACATTTGGGCAAAAGCCTTCAAGTTCAAACTCTGGAGCAACCTCTGGTCAAGTGGGAAGCAGCAGTAGCTGGGGAAGCCTAGCGGGCTTCTTCACCCCTCGCCTTATTAAAAAAACTCTAGGATTGCGGACTGGTAAATCTTCTGGGATAGACGAAGTGAGCGGAACAAAGCCATTCCCTCGCTCAAACTCAACATCCTCTATGTCTGCTGGGTTGCCAGATTTAGAGCGCATGGCATTGACATTACCAAGAAACCGTAGCAAACCTCCACTAGAGCGCACATCTTCTACCACCTCACAACCAGAAAATGGGGCAACACGACCTTCAGATGCAATCTTGAGAAAGCTTGATGAAGGTACGGCTCAGATACGGGATCGCCCCAAAGCCAAACTCTTGCCACGAGGGGTCGCAGGTGGAGTTAGAGCACCAGGTGTAGGGGGAGAGGCAGAATCGGACTCAAACACAAGGGGGAAAGATGGGCAAGATGACAGGCAAGGCTGGTCATCTCCATCCAAAACCTCCACCCTTGGTTCTGTCAATCTGCATAACCACAAAGTTCCAGTGCTGATCTCCCCGACTTTAAAGCACAGCTCGGGTGATGTACACCTAGTCGGCGTGGACTCTCAGGGCAACCGCTTCAAACTGCTGTCCGATAGTGGGGATCGTGACCGACCACGCCTGGTGAAGCCAAAATGTGCACCTCCTCCACCGCCCATGCTCCGCTCCCTCCAACACGCCTACAGTGCCGATGCAGCTGACGAAGCTGTCAGTGGGAACATGGAGGTCAATGGAGATACCATCAAAAGATCAGGAAGAGAAGCCAGGGGAGCACGTCCGTCAATACCACCACCACAAGTGCCTCCAGCCCCTGTAGTCCCCTCTAGTAACAACACCACGCAAACCAAGTTGGCCAATGGTGCTTCAAGTGGCGGACCTGGCCCTACTTCAGCTAAACCCACCCTTAGACGGACTCGACAGCAAACAGAAAGGATCCCTCTTGAGAAGATCAGCAAGGAGGCTCTTCTGGAATGTGCTGAATGCTTGAGTAGTGCTCTTCAAGGTAACACCGAGCTTTCATCCAGCAGCCAGGTCCTAGATGTGGGACACCAACTTTTGGACTACTGCTCGGGGTATGTCGATTGCATCTCACAGACACGTAATAAGTTTGCCTTTCGAGAGGCAGTAGGGAAACTAGAGTTGGGTCTTCAGGAGCTGCGCGCTTGCTCTACGGGTGGGGGAGTGGGACTTAGTGGACCTGGGACCAGCCCAGCTCTTGACAACTTGCACATGTGCATTAAAGAGATCAGTGATGTTGTGCAAAGGTAG